The sequence below is a genomic window from Pleuronectes platessa chromosome 13, fPlePla1.1, whole genome shotgun sequence.
TAAGCTTTATGACATAATTGTCTGATTTCATAGTGATGACATCTTTCCTAcaatattattatacatttcgTAGTTTTTCGATCTATATAAGCTTTAGTTTGTTTCTATAGTCCTAAAGGCTGCAGATATacttgtaaaatatttttgaacTGTACATAATGTCATTTTGTGTCACACATATATCATCAAATGGTGGAGAAGAGTTTTCCGATCAATATAAACTTGAGATGTCTCTTCACTGACACTAATGTTATTTGCGGTGAACATTACCAGTCTAAAGTAATAATTTTGAAACCTCCAAGTTTTTCCACCAAGGTTGTTGGCAGTCCGTCATTGACTGTATAAatttgctcacacacacacacacacatgcaaaattattttgcacacacgcacacaaacacgcacagttGCAAGAACAATGCCCTGCTTTCGACTAAGCTGGTACACAATGTAATTAGCTCTCTGACGTAGTGTTGATAAGTGCAGCTCAGCTGCATCAGCACAAAGGCTTCCTGGTGACAAGTGTGTAATTCTCAAATGCTGTTGGTTTATTCAACATTATAAAGCAAAGTCCTCAACCCATATTTAAGTATCTCTCACAAACAGAAAAGTTAAGTAATGTGTGGAAATAAACCCAAATATGACAAGTTGCAGTAGAATCACACTCAAGACTATAGTCtgttgaattaaaaacaaactccccCCATTTTATCTTCGTCACCAGAGGTTATTATTAAATTTCCAGGATCACAATAATAAATCAAACTTGATAGACAGAATTACAGACAAAGCTTTCAAATGAATGTCACGTCGCACAATTGCACATATACTGAGATCTCCCAGGTGGGTCTCAGACTCCTGCTAATCTCTGCATAATCTGATCAATCATCTTCAGTTTGACTCATAGTAAGTGGCTGTGACGACTGCATGGACCTGTGCATTCAGTGAAATATAACTAAGAGTATCATGCAGGTGAGATTGAAGCTTGTACAAAATCAGATGCATGTTGGGCAGTTACGAGATTAAGCATATACGTAACTCTGTCAGACACAGTTTGCTAAAGAAGCAGCACTGAGGTCATAAACGTTCACGAGGCATTGAGTAGCATACTGCAGCTTAGGCTAAAATATGGCTCTCTGCTACCGCATCACCTCAACTTCTGCGAATATGTGCCTGGTTaagtgatttgtttgtgtgttgcaggcTGCTAGGATGTCTGGCCCCACCCTGGAAGAAGAGGACTTGCCTGGCAATCACACAGGTCAGAGACAAACTATCAGAAAGTTGAGGTTAACATCAATTTCTAAAATGGAAGATCAGCCTAACTTGTGTTTCTGACTTTTGGGTAAGACAGTACACAAGATAACCATTTTAACTCAAGCCAGTGAACGTTAATTCTGTGTGAAAAGTTGAATTGAGATGTTAACCAATGTGCTTTTGATGGTTTTTACTACCTTTAATACTGTACATTATATGTTAAGTATGTCTATTAaggtgcttgtgtttgtttctttgtgtgcttGCAGGTCCTAAAGGTGTAATTAATGACTGGCGGAGGTTTAAGTTGGACAGTGTGGATCAGACGGTGCCTCAGAACAAGAGAGAGCTGCTGAGACAGATGTCCAGCACtagagaggaggacaaggacaGAGGCAACAGAAAGGTGGATACAAACAATCACAGAGACTCACAGTTACTAAGTATAGATATCTATAATGTTCATGACAAGGATACAATAGGCTCAGTTGttctaaaaacaaaaaggttcagaggaaaataatcaaaatcacAGGACAGACCATTGTTTCACAGCCAAAGTTACCTTGTTTATAATTTATGTAAATGTCAAAAAGGTGAAGCAGTAATATTTTTCCTCACGTGTAGATGAGCGTTCAGGAGTACGAGATGATCCAGGATGAGGACGAGCGCTGCCTGAAACGCTACAGGAAGAATTGTATGCAGGAAATGCACGAGCGCTTGAGCTTCGGCCCGAGGTTTGAAGAAGTGCACGAGCTTGAGAGTGGGGAAGCCTTCCTGGAGGTCATAGAGCAGGAACATCGGCAGACCCTGGTGGTAGTTCATGTCTACCAGCATGGTGTCAAAGGTTAGTTTATTTTAATCGTGTTGATCTGATATCATTAACTATTGCAACTACAATGTTTAACTACAGACTTTTAACAGTGGCtccctgttttattttaggatagactttatttattggttaGGGTCTGCTGTCAGGCGGGAACTGTGTTTATGCCGTCAGGGCCCCAAGGCTCTGGAGTGAATTGGCTGAGGAAATACTTCAGACTGAGACAGTGTCTTCTTTTAAGTCCCGGCTAAAAACATTCATTTTTGGGAATACACTTTCCTGAATTTACTTGGCTGGGCTATAATTGGCCTTTTATCTGTCCTTATCATAACAATGATTCTTTACGTAATTCTTTcgtaatttgaatttgaatttttcctgttgtgttgcagtttgaactttattttgaaaagtgcttaataaataaagttattattattatcattattattatgagatTGTTCACTACAATGCTGTCTGCTCATGATCTCCGTTGTTAGGCTGTGAACAGATGAACTCGTGTCTGGACTGTCTGGCGTTGGAGTACTCCAGTATTAAATTCTGTCGTATTGATGCTGTGGCCACAGGTGCTGCTGAGCGCTTCTCTTCTGAGGTAAGTAAACTCTACCAGTTTGAGTCTCCTGATGTAGACTGCAGATGGAAGCCTGCCATTACAGGCGCCTATTCCAGTCAGCATCCTCCTCCCTTTCCACCTTCTGTCTGGTACCGTTTCCAAAAACGACTGATGGAAAATGAGAGCAAGTAACCTACACGCTGAAAAGATCACTTGGCAACatacatattttacagttttgtgTCTCAGGATTATTGTGATGGTTTAAGGAAATACAAACAAGTCAAAGAGTTTCTCCCCCATAGTAAACTGACAATGACTGCTGCCAGACAATTTTCCTATACAAGAAGAAGGTAgcttatattatttattatatctgAGACTAATAACAAATTGAATCACAGTAAGCCCCATGGAGACATTGATATTTACTGATATTAACTGTGAGGTAAAAAAGGGTAAcattaaataatcaaaacaaataaaattgtcTTTAACTCAGTCTCAAATTGCAttgataaatatttataaatgtttaattgaTGTAACACATTCAAAGAAACGACAA
It includes:
- the pdca gene encoding phosducin a codes for the protein MSGPTLEEEDLPGNHTGPKGVINDWRRFKLDSVDQTVPQNKRELLRQMSSTREEDKDRGNRKMSVQEYEMIQDEDERCLKRYRKNCMQEMHERLSFGPRFEEVHELESGEAFLEVIEQEHRQTLVVVHVYQHGVKGCEQMNSCLDCLALEYSSIKFCRIDAVATGAAERFSSEVLPALLLYKAGELLGNFLAVTKHFSEEFFATDVEGFLNQYGLLPEKDIAACADDEDEGGDVE